One stretch of Niallia sp. XMNu-256 DNA includes these proteins:
- the yhfH gene encoding protein YhfH, translating to MLQSPVEFFRSLPKRECPECGHGIEEQAESYLMECDHCLRNRDE from the coding sequence ATGTTACAAAGTCCAGTTGAATTTTTTAGAAGCTTACCGAAAAGAGAGTGTCCAGAGTGTGGTCATGGGATTGAGGAACAAGCAGAGTCCTATTTAATGGAATGTGATCATTGTTTAAGAAACAGAGATGAGTAA
- a CDS encoding zinc-dependent alcohol dehydrogenase — MKAVTYQGIKNVEVREVKTPDIKNPDDIIVKITTSAICGSDLHLIHGMIPNTPTDFVIGHEPLGIVEEVGPEVTKVKKGDRVIIPFNAACGHCWYCDQDLTSQCDNSNPHGEIGGFFGYSESNGGIAGGQAEYLRVPYGNFTPFKIPESCEVEDEKLVLIADAAPTAYWSVDHAGVKEGDTVVVLGCGPVGLLAQKFSWLKGAKRVIAVDYIDYRLQHAKRTNKVEIVNFEQHGNTGEYIKEITQGGADIVIDAVGMDGKFTPLEFLATGMKLQGGSMSALVMATQAVRKGGTIQVTGAYGGRYNAFPLGDIFQRNVDLKTGQAPVIPYMPFLYELANDGKVDMADIITHVLPLDDAKHGYEVFDTKTEECIKVVLKP; from the coding sequence ATGAAAGCTGTAACATACCAAGGGATCAAAAATGTTGAAGTTCGAGAGGTAAAAACACCTGATATTAAAAATCCTGACGATATTATTGTTAAAATTACGACTTCAGCCATTTGTGGATCTGATCTGCATTTAATTCATGGAATGATTCCCAACACTCCGACCGATTTTGTGATTGGACATGAACCATTAGGAATTGTCGAAGAAGTTGGTCCAGAGGTAACAAAGGTGAAAAAAGGAGATCGGGTCATCATTCCATTTAATGCTGCTTGTGGCCATTGTTGGTATTGTGACCAAGATTTAACGAGTCAATGTGATAATTCGAATCCACATGGCGAAATTGGTGGTTTCTTCGGCTATTCAGAATCTAATGGAGGTATTGCTGGCGGACAAGCTGAATACTTGCGTGTTCCTTATGGTAATTTCACTCCTTTTAAAATTCCTGAAAGTTGTGAAGTCGAAGATGAAAAGTTAGTATTAATTGCCGATGCGGCACCTACTGCTTATTGGAGTGTTGACCATGCAGGAGTGAAAGAGGGCGACACGGTTGTGGTACTTGGCTGCGGTCCAGTTGGCTTATTAGCACAAAAGTTCTCATGGTTAAAAGGCGCAAAACGCGTCATAGCAGTTGATTATATTGATTACCGTTTGCAGCATGCGAAACGAACGAATAAAGTGGAGATCGTTAATTTTGAACAGCATGGGAATACGGGTGAGTACATTAAAGAGATTACTCAAGGTGGTGCGGATATTGTCATTGATGCGGTTGGTATGGATGGTAAATTCACTCCGCTCGAATTTCTAGCGACTGGCATGAAACTGCAGGGCGGGTCGATGAGTGCATTAGTGATGGCGACTCAAGCAGTCCGTAAAGGTGGCACGATCCAAGTAACCGGAGCGTATGGCGGTAGATACAATGCCTTCCCGCTTGGGGATATTTTTCAACGGAATGTTGACCTTAAAACAGGGCAAGCTCCTGTTATTCCATATATGCCTTTTCTTTATGAGCTAGCAAACGATGGAAAGGTTGATATGGCAGATATTATCACTCATGTTCTCCCGCTTGACGATGCCAAACATGGATATGAGGTTTTTGATACAAAAACAGAGGAGTGTATTAAAGTTGTTTTAAAACCGTAA
- a CDS encoding FAD-dependent oxidoreductase, with protein MYYTHLLSPRKIGNLTLKNRVVMPGMSTNFGTANGEITDRLIRYYQERAQGGVGLIITEFVCIDSEFGKAAVNQLCIDDDQFIPGFQRLASAIHTSGTKLFAQLHHGGGESSSTLIDGKQIVAPSPVICKAIGEEPRELTTSEVKDLVQKFIQAAYRCKLAGIDGVELHGAHGYLINQFLSPNTNIRSDEYGGSFKNRIRFLEEIVVGIKQKCGNDYPVTVRLSVNEFDEGGMDIALSKEVSKYLEKIGVDGIHASSGNYNSMDTVIESPVFEQGWRVYLAEEMKKEVAIPVITVGNIRQPEFVEAIIADGKADFVAIGRGHIADSQWVRKVSEGREKEIRMCISCLHCVYSKEHIECSVNVRAGRELEFPELEKIEGDRRVVIVGGGPGGMEAAKVLSEKGFQVTIFEKTDRLGGQLNFVTEPVYKKKTKWYVDYMKNELERLHVDVRLNTEGSVEEIKSLNPYAIILATGSKPFLPNMDGVQHPHVCNYMEVKQDQIVLTGKKVAVLGSGMVCYSTSRGLAEQGNHVTYVELPTKSGSKISNLTRLRLFEKLKKLNVEIITDHGVDKILSNGVLLEDQSGLEKELKVDQVVIAMGVTAYNPLEETLKLQFDHVFVIGDAAGSASLAEATRGGFETAYEIENLVKSKEELVPSL; from the coding sequence TTGTACTACACACACTTATTAAGCCCGAGAAAAATAGGGAATTTAACATTAAAAAATAGAGTCGTCATGCCCGGAATGTCAACAAACTTTGGTACAGCAAACGGTGAAATAACAGATCGACTGATTCGATATTACCAGGAAAGAGCCCAAGGCGGTGTTGGCTTAATTATCACTGAATTTGTATGCATTGATTCAGAGTTCGGAAAAGCCGCTGTGAATCAACTATGTATTGATGATGATCAGTTTATCCCTGGATTTCAACGTCTAGCCAGTGCCATCCACACATCTGGTACAAAGTTATTTGCTCAATTACACCATGGTGGTGGAGAATCAAGTTCCACCCTAATTGACGGGAAACAAATTGTGGCACCAAGCCCAGTGATTTGTAAGGCGATAGGCGAAGAACCACGGGAGTTGACCACATCTGAAGTAAAAGATCTTGTACAAAAATTTATACAAGCTGCTTATCGCTGCAAACTTGCTGGGATCGATGGAGTTGAGCTTCATGGTGCCCATGGCTATTTAATCAATCAATTTCTAAGTCCGAACACTAATATACGTTCAGATGAGTACGGGGGAAGCTTTAAAAATCGAATTCGGTTTTTAGAAGAAATCGTCGTTGGCATTAAACAGAAATGCGGGAATGACTACCCCGTAACTGTCAGACTAAGTGTCAATGAATTTGATGAAGGCGGAATGGACATCGCTCTTAGCAAAGAAGTTAGTAAGTACTTAGAGAAAATCGGTGTAGATGGAATTCACGCTAGTTCAGGAAATTATAACTCAATGGACACAGTTATAGAATCTCCTGTGTTTGAACAAGGTTGGCGGGTTTATCTGGCCGAAGAGATGAAAAAAGAGGTCGCGATTCCGGTAATTACGGTAGGCAATATTCGTCAACCTGAATTTGTCGAAGCCATTATTGCAGATGGAAAAGCAGACTTTGTCGCGATCGGTCGTGGACATATTGCCGATTCCCAATGGGTTCGTAAAGTTTCTGAAGGTCGTGAAAAAGAAATCAGAATGTGCATTTCTTGTTTGCATTGCGTCTATTCTAAGGAGCATATAGAGTGCTCTGTCAATGTAAGAGCAGGTCGGGAACTTGAATTTCCTGAACTAGAGAAGATAGAGGGCGACCGCCGTGTTGTCATTGTCGGCGGTGGACCAGGTGGAATGGAAGCAGCAAAAGTTTTATCAGAGAAAGGCTTCCAGGTCACAATTTTTGAGAAAACGGACCGTCTTGGCGGGCAGTTGAACTTTGTTACAGAGCCTGTCTATAAAAAGAAAACAAAATGGTACGTTGACTATATGAAAAATGAACTGGAACGTTTGCATGTTGATGTCAGACTGAATACAGAGGGTTCAGTAGAGGAAATTAAATCTCTAAACCCATATGCCATTATTTTAGCTACAGGCTCGAAACCATTTCTTCCAAATATGGATGGTGTACAACATCCACATGTATGCAACTATATGGAGGTCAAACAAGATCAGATCGTTTTAACAGGTAAAAAGGTAGCCGTGTTAGGTAGCGGAATGGTTTGTTATAGCACATCCCGGGGTCTTGCTGAACAAGGGAACCACGTGACATATGTGGAATTGCCAACGAAATCTGGAAGTAAAATAAGTAACCTTACTCGGCTACGTCTCTTTGAAAAATTGAAAAAGTTAAATGTGGAAATTATAACCGATCATGGAGTAGATAAGATTCTTTCGAATGGAGTTTTATTAGAAGATCAATCAGGTTTAGAAAAGGAATTGAAAGTTGATCAAGTTGTCATTGCCATGGGCGTAACTGCTTATAACCCATTAGAAGAAACGTTGAAACTACAATTTGACCATGTGTTTGTCATTGGCGATGCTGCTGGATCAGCCTCCCTTGCTGAAGCAACAAGAGGCGGGTTTGAAACCGCTTATGAAATTGAAAATCTCGTAAAAAGTAAAGAAGAATTAGTACCGAGCTTGTAA
- a CDS encoding spore coat protein: MEDYLDPRNAEGMPNLADSAIAMDFLLAVKTGIRNYGFALTETASPELRKILFKQMNLAIDLHEEISNLMIKKDWLNPSDFAKQYEVDLKSAETAVQIAKMNLFPQDTDRLGMFATPNQ, from the coding sequence ATGGAGGATTACTTAGATCCGCGGAATGCTGAGGGAATGCCGAATTTAGCTGATTCTGCGATTGCAATGGATTTTCTTTTAGCCGTCAAAACAGGGATTCGTAATTATGGCTTTGCTCTTACTGAAACAGCAAGTCCAGAATTGCGGAAAATTTTATTTAAGCAAATGAACTTAGCGATTGATTTGCATGAGGAAATTTCCAATTTAATGATAAAAAAGGATTGGCTCAATCCAAGTGATTTTGCTAAACAGTATGAAGTCGATCTAAAATCAGCAGAAACCGCTGTGCAAATCGCGAAAATGAATTTATTTCCACAAGATACGGATCGGTTGGGTATGTTTGCAACCCCGAATCAATAA
- a CDS encoding uracil-DNA glycosylase codes for MSDFCASLWPEEPTPDHLKNCSECGLIEHGSRMVWGEGNPDAPILVLLDNPGAREDRENQPFVCGTRQTLQKAAYEVGLTVDDLYVTYVLKRKPTRAYDKERTRQVCMNHLKQQLDSKQRQLIVCLGNVAVQSFFQNSEVDVKSLRGQVHHVNGNQTAVAYHPLAVRRRPNLWSLFLEDWKLIAEHCGRQ; via the coding sequence TTGTCTGATTTTTGTGCATCATTATGGCCAGAAGAACCAACACCTGACCATCTAAAAAATTGCAGTGAATGTGGTTTAATTGAACATGGATCACGAATGGTCTGGGGTGAAGGGAATCCCGACGCACCCATCCTTGTTTTATTAGATAATCCGGGTGCTCGAGAAGATCGGGAGAATCAACCATTTGTGTGTGGAACAAGACAAACATTGCAAAAGGCTGCTTATGAAGTTGGATTGACCGTCGATGACTTATATGTAACGTACGTGTTAAAAAGAAAACCGACTCGAGCCTATGACAAGGAACGAACCCGGCAAGTTTGTATGAATCACCTCAAGCAGCAACTAGATTCAAAACAGCGTCAACTGATTGTTTGTCTAGGTAACGTAGCTGTTCAATCATTTTTTCAAAATTCTGAAGTAGACGTGAAATCATTGCGGGGACAAGTACATCATGTCAATGGAAATCAAACAGCTGTTGCCTACCATCCTTTAGCAGTAAGACGACGTCCTAACCTATGGTCCTTGTTTTTAGAAGATTGGAAACTTATTGCAGAACATTGCGGTAGACAATAA
- a CDS encoding spore coat protein, translated as MNGLIQNMMGMGGMTDQVIATDFLIATKAAIKDYSVAITEVTTPKVRAVLREHLRDAVDTHEKLTNFMIAKGFYAPHDLREQLLVDLKASETAVNLAQK; from the coding sequence ATGAATGGGCTCATTCAAAATATGATGGGGATGGGGGGAATGACGGATCAAGTCATTGCCACAGACTTCTTAATCGCAACGAAGGCAGCGATAAAAGACTATTCAGTTGCGATTACCGAGGTGACCACACCAAAAGTACGTGCCGTATTAAGGGAGCACTTGCGAGATGCTGTAGACACACATGAAAAACTAACGAATTTTATGATCGCAAAAGGATTCTATGCCCCTCATGATCTCAGAGAACAATTATTAGTTGATTTAAAAGCCTCTGAAACTGCCGTAAATCTGGCACAAAAATAA
- the rlmN gene encoding 23S rRNA (adenine(2503)-C(2))-methyltransferase RlmN, translating to MKKESIYGLTFEQLTEWLLERGHKKFRASQVWDWLYNKRVTEFSKMSNINKDLLQLLEENFLIHTTTLNTKQESADGTIKFLFNLQDGNLIETVLMRHKYGLSVCVTTQVGCNIGCSFCASGILAKNRDLSSGEIVEQIMNVQHHLDEQGKDERVSHIVVMGIGEPFDNFDNLVKFLKVINDQKGLAIGARHITVSTSGLVPKIYEFADLDLQVNLALSLHAPNNELRSRVMKINRAYPIEKLMEAIEYYLEKTNRRITIEYILLKDVNDHKEEAVQLANLIKDKRHLTYVNLIPYNPVNEHIQYERSEKESILAFYDTLKKNGINCVIRQEQGTDIDAACGQLRSKQMKKEKTRS from the coding sequence ATGAAAAAAGAATCCATCTATGGATTAACGTTCGAACAACTGACAGAATGGCTATTGGAACGAGGTCACAAAAAATTCCGTGCTTCACAAGTATGGGATTGGCTATATAATAAACGCGTCACTGAGTTTTCAAAAATGAGCAATATTAACAAAGATCTTCTTCAATTATTAGAAGAGAACTTTTTGATTCATACAACGACTTTAAATACAAAACAAGAATCAGCAGACGGAACAATTAAATTCCTGTTTAATCTGCAGGATGGCAATCTAATTGAAACAGTGTTAATGAGACATAAATACGGCCTTTCGGTTTGTGTAACGACTCAAGTCGGCTGTAATATCGGTTGCAGCTTTTGTGCCAGCGGAATTCTTGCGAAAAATCGCGATTTATCGAGCGGTGAGATTGTTGAGCAGATCATGAATGTTCAACATCACTTAGATGAACAAGGTAAAGACGAACGAGTCAGCCATATTGTTGTAATGGGAATTGGAGAACCATTTGATAACTTTGATAACTTAGTTAAATTTCTAAAGGTTATCAATGACCAAAAAGGGTTGGCGATTGGTGCGAGACATATCACGGTTTCAACAAGCGGATTAGTTCCGAAGATCTATGAATTCGCTGATCTAGATTTACAGGTGAACCTAGCTTTATCATTGCATGCTCCAAATAACGAGCTACGTAGCCGTGTGATGAAAATCAACCGTGCGTATCCGATTGAAAAGCTAATGGAAGCGATCGAATATTATCTAGAAAAAACAAATCGCCGGATTACGATTGAATATATTTTATTAAAAGATGTTAACGATCATAAGGAAGAAGCGGTCCAACTGGCGAATTTAATAAAGGATAAACGTCATCTAACGTATGTGAACTTAATTCCTTATAACCCAGTCAATGAACATATCCAATATGAACGTAGTGAAAAAGAAAGCATCCTTGCGTTCTATGATACATTGAAAAAGAATGGGATTAACTGTGTTATCCGTCAAGAACAAGGAACAGATATTGATGCAGCATGTGGACAATTGCGTAGTAAGCAAATGAAGAAAGAGAAAACAAGATCATAA
- the mug gene encoding G/U mismatch-specific DNA glycosylase, giving the protein MKPIPDIIDENLKVLFTGFNPSVRSGETGHHYANPNNRFWKILFQAGLTQRKYQPDEDVSLLASGYGFTNIVPRPTKAADEITKEEYQEGRIELRKKIERYSPKVVCFVGKGVYLQYSGLKSAPWGKQDKSIVPGTIDFVAPSSSGLVRMKLDDVVAIYKELHKIIHHSS; this is encoded by the coding sequence ATGAAACCCATTCCTGATATTATTGATGAAAATTTAAAAGTCCTTTTCACCGGATTTAATCCTAGTGTTCGTTCTGGTGAAACAGGTCATCACTATGCAAACCCAAATAATCGATTCTGGAAAATACTATTCCAAGCCGGTTTAACCCAAAGAAAATATCAGCCTGATGAAGATGTCAGTCTGCTGGCTTCTGGTTATGGTTTTACAAATATTGTACCCAGACCAACGAAAGCTGCTGATGAGATTACGAAAGAAGAATATCAAGAGGGCAGAATCGAACTTCGGAAAAAAATCGAAAGGTACTCACCTAAAGTAGTTTGTTTTGTCGGGAAAGGGGTTTACCTTCAATACAGTGGCCTTAAATCAGCTCCATGGGGAAAGCAGGACAAATCAATCGTTCCAGGCACCATCGATTTTGTCGCCCCTTCTTCAAGTGGCCTTGTCCGAATGAAACTGGATGATGTAGTAGCTATTTATAAAGAGCTCCATAAAATCATTCATCATTCATCCTAA
- a CDS encoding spore coat protein, producing the protein MQESLALHETLETHEILNFKTVCLLKSKLMQGICFDNELKALMEKDVQQSIKDINELVTFYEKNQLLH; encoded by the coding sequence ATGCAAGAATCATTGGCACTACATGAAACCTTGGAAACTCATGAAATTCTTAATTTCAAAACCGTTTGTCTTTTAAAATCAAAACTCATGCAAGGTATTTGTTTTGATAATGAATTAAAGGCCTTAATGGAAAAGGATGTTCAACAATCAATCAAGGATATTAACGAACTTGTTACCTTTTATGAAAAAAATCAATTATTGCACTAA
- the psiE gene encoding phosphate-starvation-inducible protein PsiE, whose translation MAVMKKVIANLSKIIPNVLQWILNISLMILALVLSFLLFKELLLFILLLLDSEISDFTIFLENILIFFLYFEFIAMIVKYFKENYHFPLRYFIYIGITAMIRLIIVNHKDPMNTLIYSLIILILIIGYFILNLTPRERPKSSWFFSKRA comes from the coding sequence ATGGCTGTGATGAAGAAAGTTATAGCTAACTTATCCAAGATAATCCCTAATGTGTTGCAATGGATTTTAAACATATCATTAATGATCTTAGCTTTGGTTCTATCATTCCTATTGTTCAAGGAGCTTCTTTTATTCATTTTATTATTATTGGATAGTGAAATTAGTGACTTTACTATATTCCTTGAAAACATCCTGATATTTTTTCTTTACTTTGAATTTATCGCCATGATTGTAAAATATTTTAAAGAAAATTACCATTTCCCGCTTCGATATTTTATTTATATAGGGATAACGGCAATGATTCGTTTGATTATTGTTAATCATAAGGACCCAATGAATACGTTGATTTACTCTCTCATCATTTTAATTTTAATTATTGGTTATTTCATTTTGAACCTCACTCCACGAGAGAGACCAAAAAGTAGTTGGTTTTTTTCAAAAAGAGCATAG
- a CDS encoding sugar O-acetyltransferase — protein MTEKEKMLSGQPYKSFVQELVEERQHAKEVLFDFNALRPSEIEKRNEMIKKLLGKAGKEFFIEPPFRCDYGYNISIGENFYSNYNCTILDCAPVTIGDNCMFGPNVSLFTAGHPIQPEPRNAGIEFAYPITIGNNVWIGGGVIINPGITIGDNVVIGAGSVVTKDIPANVIAVGNPCRVLREID, from the coding sequence GTGACAGAAAAAGAAAAAATGCTAAGTGGGCAGCCATATAAGTCATTTGTCCAAGAGTTAGTGGAAGAAAGACAGCATGCTAAAGAAGTATTATTTGATTTTAATGCCTTAAGACCAAGTGAAATAGAGAAACGGAATGAAATGATTAAGAAGCTTTTAGGCAAAGCAGGAAAAGAATTCTTTATTGAACCGCCTTTTCGTTGTGACTATGGGTACAATATTTCAATTGGTGAAAATTTTTATAGTAACTATAATTGTACGATTTTGGATTGTGCCCCTGTCACGATCGGGGACAATTGTATGTTTGGTCCAAATGTAAGCTTGTTTACTGCAGGCCATCCGATTCAACCTGAACCACGAAATGCAGGAATTGAATTTGCCTATCCCATTACAATCGGTAATAACGTTTGGATTGGCGGTGGAGTCATTATTAATCCGGGAATTACGATTGGAGACAATGTCGTCATTGGAGCGGGGAGTGTCGTTACAAAAGACATTCCAGCAAATGTAATCGCAGTAGGAAATCCATGCCGAGTTCTGCGAGAAATTGATTAA
- a CDS encoding GNAT family N-acetyltransferase: MHWYEKLNQYFPIVEMKSKEHMETLLKERSEIYHKDEGPYHILMYVELDSFIFIDYLLVSSKARGQGLGHQLLEKLKKKEKPIILEVEPINYKDSDTEKRLHFYKREGFIHAKSIGYHRRSLATKEINPMEILYWAPHGESEEIIFEAMKKTYDLIHTYKDQHFYGESYQPVDEVLTFDQNKENDLFDHL; encoded by the coding sequence ATGCATTGGTATGAAAAGTTAAATCAATATTTTCCGATTGTAGAAATGAAATCGAAGGAACATATGGAAACGTTGCTGAAGGAGCGTTCTGAAATTTATCACAAGGATGAAGGTCCTTATCACATTTTAATGTATGTGGAATTGGACAGTTTCATCTTTATTGATTACCTTCTCGTTTCCAGTAAGGCTAGAGGTCAAGGGCTTGGTCATCAATTATTGGAAAAGTTAAAGAAAAAAGAAAAGCCGATCATCCTTGAAGTGGAACCGATCAATTATAAGGATAGTGATACGGAGAAACGGCTTCATTTTTATAAAAGAGAAGGGTTTATCCATGCCAAGTCAATTGGGTATCACAGGCGTTCTTTAGCGACAAAGGAAATCAATCCGATGGAAATTCTCTATTGGGCACCACATGGGGAATCGGAAGAGATCATTTTTGAGGCGATGAAGAAAACGTATGACTTAATCCATACTTATAAAGACCAGCATTTCTATGGAGAGTCTTATCAGCCAGTCGATGAGGTCTTAACTTTTGACCAAAATAAAGAGAATGATCTGTTTGACCATCTTTAA
- the yhfH gene encoding protein YhfH has protein sequence MLQSPVDFFKNLPKRVCPECGQVIEEQAESYIMECDHCLRMKEE, from the coding sequence ATGTTACAAAGTCCGGTTGATTTTTTCAAAAACTTACCAAAGAGAGTTTGTCCAGAGTGTGGTCAAGTAATTGAGGAACAAGCAGAATCTTACATCATGGAATGTGACCATTGTTTACGAATGAAAGAAGAATAA
- a CDS encoding polyprenyl synthetase family protein, translating into MNRELIINPTQCYEAAERKAAGYFAALSTGVREKSFIPTLTQDFNSWKQQHIHHSFRSVFSRKKKGPDKKGYRGYIQWLNFTGKLEPYLDRSISYLFMRDLGKDLNSLDTQKRVKEIVNDLKVQLTSDDDQSNQFSLAGQYRWAEKEGIPATFIWLIEKLKTVSSHIPEKMDAEHAKRKLIKIIAGVLMHVIEEMNEDVPASERKQRLDEAIRLGYSYGLTYPFIDDLLDANVLSPSEQVEYTQLIRTTLTTGYVPELPEWRGENKELITFIHSELKEAFEYIRNHQHQDSLKSFFEEAYIFFQSQEVDRQKSLAYAQYRNEELYIPVILKSSSSRSIVRSVIDAPEDEGFESRTFYYGIYNQLADDFADMFEDQRDGAVTPYTYFYQYHKERPDLINPFELYWAVISHLIHNIYQSDSKTCEVILNRAINGLKRFKEKMGDKKYHEVMSLLTADMPEFNSLIQKMVDKADDVDFFDKLLRDHIITNLKNDRKEQDAFLDKVEDIREQMNAQLSIVLKSNAALLDESIMEAANYSLEGDGKRLRPVMAWMMAVDHYGLQASAVMPLLKSLEYMHTASLIFDDLPSQDNATFRRGKSTLHHVYNTAIAELTGLYLTQKAIVEQTGLRKFDPETVLQLIQYSAEVTAEMCKGQAMDLQSKGNVLTLEQLNTMCFYKTGVAFEASLIMPAILAQANDEEVTALKKFARHAGIAFQIKDDLLDVESSDDQLGKPVGQDMENNHSTFVTVLGLEGAKIAMWEHYCQAIEAMEELPTQIPFLKHLLNYLVLRDR; encoded by the coding sequence ATGAACAGGGAATTAATAATTAATCCGACCCAATGTTATGAGGCAGCTGAGCGGAAGGCCGCGGGTTATTTTGCAGCTCTATCTACTGGAGTTCGCGAAAAAAGTTTTATCCCAACCCTCACACAAGATTTCAATTCTTGGAAACAACAACATATCCACCATTCATTTCGATCCGTTTTTTCACGGAAAAAGAAAGGTCCCGATAAGAAAGGGTATCGTGGCTACATTCAATGGCTCAATTTTACCGGCAAATTGGAACCTTATCTCGATCGAAGCATTTCCTATCTCTTCATGAGGGATTTAGGGAAGGATTTAAATTCGCTAGACACGCAGAAAAGGGTAAAAGAAATCGTAAATGATTTAAAGGTCCAATTGACGAGTGATGATGATCAATCCAATCAATTTAGCTTGGCCGGGCAATATCGATGGGCAGAGAAAGAAGGCATCCCAGCTACCTTTATTTGGCTTATAGAAAAACTAAAAACAGTTTCTTCTCATATTCCCGAGAAAATGGACGCAGAACACGCCAAGAGAAAGTTAATTAAAATTATTGCCGGGGTCCTCATGCATGTAATCGAGGAAATGAATGAGGACGTACCTGCCTCAGAACGGAAACAGCGACTGGATGAGGCAATTCGACTTGGCTATTCCTATGGGTTGACTTATCCATTTATTGACGACCTTCTTGATGCCAATGTTTTATCACCGAGTGAGCAAGTCGAATACACTCAATTGATTCGGACTACCCTTACGACAGGTTATGTACCAGAGCTACCTGAATGGAGGGGCGAAAATAAAGAATTAATAACCTTCATACATAGTGAACTAAAGGAAGCCTTTGAATATATTAGAAACCATCAACACCAAGATTCGTTAAAATCTTTTTTCGAAGAGGCGTATATCTTTTTCCAATCACAAGAAGTGGATCGTCAGAAAAGTTTAGCTTATGCGCAATATAGAAATGAAGAATTATACATCCCGGTTATCCTCAAATCATCTTCCTCCCGCTCGATTGTTCGTTCAGTTATTGATGCACCCGAGGATGAGGGCTTTGAAAGCCGGACTTTTTATTATGGCATTTATAACCAGTTGGCAGATGACTTTGCAGACATGTTTGAGGATCAGAGAGATGGGGCAGTCACACCATACACGTATTTTTACCAATACCATAAAGAGCGCCCCGATTTAATTAATCCTTTCGAATTATATTGGGCTGTCATTTCTCATCTTATCCATAATATCTATCAATCCGATTCTAAAACATGTGAAGTCATTCTTAATCGGGCCATTAATGGATTAAAACGGTTTAAGGAAAAAATGGGTGACAAGAAATATCATGAAGTAATGAGCCTTCTAACAGCTGATATGCCAGAGTTCAATTCTTTAATTCAAAAAATGGTAGATAAAGCAGATGATGTTGATTTCTTCGATAAGTTGCTACGGGATCATATCATTACGAATTTGAAAAATGACCGCAAAGAACAAGATGCGTTTTTAGACAAGGTGGAAGATATAAGAGAGCAGATGAATGCTCAATTATCGATCGTGTTAAAAAGTAATGCTGCTTTACTTGATGAGTCAATTATGGAAGCGGCAAATTACAGCCTTGAAGGCGATGGAAAGAGGCTTCGGCCTGTGATGGCATGGATGATGGCCGTTGATCATTATGGATTACAAGCTTCTGCAGTGATGCCGCTTTTGAAATCATTAGAATACATGCACACAGCCTCGTTAATTTTTGATGATCTGCCTTCACAAGACAATGCAACTTTTCGCAGGGGGAAGTCCACGTTACATCATGTGTATAACACAGCAATCGCAGAATTAACGGGTCTTTATTTGACACAAAAAGCGATTGTGGAACAAACAGGACTTCGTAAGTTTGATCCCGAAACCGTTCTCCAATTGATCCAATACTCAGCTGAAGTTACAGCAGAAATGTGCAAAGGACAGGCGATGGATTTACAATCAAAAGGCAATGTATTGACGTTGGAACAATTGAATACGATGTGTTTTTATAAAACCGGGGTCGCTTTTGAAGCTTCTTTAATCATGCCTGCTATTCTTGCACAAGCGAACGATGAAGAGGTAACAGCTTTGAAAAAGTTTGCTCGTCATGCCGGAATTGCTTTTCAAATTAAGGATGATTTATTAGACGTTGAAAGCAGTGATGACCAACTTGGAAAACCGGTTGGCCAAGATATGGAAAACAATCACTCTACCTTTGTAACCGTCTTAGGGTTAGAAGGCGCCAAAATAGCGATGTGGGAACATTATTGCCAAGCGATTGAAGCCATGGAAGAACTTCCAACCCAGATTCCATTTTTGAAACATCTCTTAAACTATCTAGTACTTCGTGATAGGTAA